Proteins encoded by one window of uncultured Fibrobacter sp.:
- the rbfA gene encoding 30S ribosome-binding factor RbfA — protein sequence MSRRTDRLDEQFREEIGKLLQKGLKDPRVSSLASITRVTITDDLSYAKVMVSVMGSDKEKRDSLIGLKNSAGYIRTVLGKALKIRKIPELNFVLDENLEHAMHIESILAELKQKGDL from the coding sequence ATGAGTCGTAGAACTGACAGATTGGATGAACAGTTCCGCGAGGAAATCGGCAAGCTCTTGCAGAAGGGCTTGAAGGATCCTCGTGTGAGCAGCCTCGCCAGCATCACGCGCGTTACGATTACCGATGACCTGAGCTACGCCAAGGTCATGGTGTCCGTGATGGGTTCCGACAAGGAAAAGCGTGATTCGCTGATTGGCCTCAAGAATTCGGCGGGTTATATCCGTACTGTTTTAGGCAAGGCGCTAAAGATCCGTAAGATTCCGGAACTGAATTTTGTTCTGGATGAAAACTTGGAACACGCCATGCATATCGAAAGCATTCTGGCCGAACTGAAGCAGAAAGGGGACTTGTAA
- the ribF gene encoding riboflavin biosynthesis protein RibF, translating into MKRAVTMGNFDGCHLGHQALFRTLKAVAEVNGLTPTVISFEPHSNYVLRTPGDPLLLTTTEEKREFIESLGLEFLVLPFTPEVAKLPFDVFVRQELIEKRGVCSMFFGHDHCFGAGGKGNYETITAAFPELSTAMLSIVLHKGERVSSSAVRNALLNGDVSRAQTYLGRPYRLSGTIVEGKRLGHTIGFPTANLQVGKYKFLPKHGVYVATARLPDGNGGERSFRAVVNIGTQPSTGNQRLAIEAYLLDFSEDIYGRPMVLDLMAYLRPEQKFPSLDDLVRQIGMDADTARNYNGNHWAE; encoded by the coding sequence ATGAAACGTGCTGTGACGATGGGTAATTTTGACGGATGCCACCTGGGACACCAGGCGCTTTTCCGCACGCTCAAGGCCGTTGCCGAAGTGAACGGCTTGACGCCTACCGTCATTAGTTTTGAGCCGCATTCCAACTATGTGTTGCGCACTCCCGGCGATCCGCTGCTCCTCACGACTACCGAAGAAAAGCGTGAGTTTATCGAAAGCCTGGGACTTGAATTTTTGGTGCTCCCGTTTACGCCCGAAGTGGCGAAGCTTCCGTTCGATGTCTTTGTCCGTCAGGAACTGATTGAAAAGCGCGGCGTGTGCTCCATGTTCTTTGGACATGACCATTGCTTTGGCGCCGGCGGCAAGGGTAACTACGAAACCATTACCGCGGCCTTCCCGGAACTTTCGACGGCCATGCTTTCGATTGTGCTTCACAAGGGTGAACGCGTGAGTTCTTCCGCTGTGCGAAATGCGCTTTTGAATGGCGATGTGTCGCGCGCGCAGACTTATCTGGGCCGCCCGTATCGTTTGTCTGGAACGATTGTCGAAGGCAAGCGCCTCGGTCATACCATCGGTTTCCCGACAGCGAATTTGCAAGTGGGAAAGTACAAGTTCTTGCCCAAACACGGCGTGTATGTGGCGACTGCTCGCTTGCCCGATGGCAACGGGGGAGAACGCTCTTTCCGCGCGGTGGTGAACATTGGTACGCAGCCGTCTACCGGCAACCAGCGCCTCGCTATCGAAGCGTATTTGCTCGACTTTAGCGAAGACATTTACGGTCGCCCGATGGTGCTTGACTTGATGGCATACCTGCGCCCTGAACAGAAATTCCCGAGCTTGGATGATCTGGTCCGTCAGATTGGCATGGATGCAGACACTGCTCGCAACTACAACGGCAATCACTGGGCTGAATAA
- the truB gene encoding tRNA pseudouridine(55) synthase TruB, producing MSNSGFVLLDKIAGETSFKALFPLKRVFSTKRVGHAGTLDLRASGLIIAATGRCTRLLPFIEAKDKCYSFRLHLGYETDTLEWDGEVVEQGEALAITREMLEAVLPQFTGDIEQVPPKYCAVKINGVRASDLMERGRNIELKPRKIHIGELKVIGEGEVTEGCSGKEFATFDLICECSKGTYIRALGRDIGRALGTYACVSQIRRHRIGNVTLDKAVRGENLTRENLLPVDAVLDFPVVRLTDEQVAVIRQGNWLPWKEKVEGVGPEGHVFAANMQGEVLSLCFYEPGRIKPKFYLGEDEK from the coding sequence TTGAGCAATTCCGGCTTCGTTCTTTTGGACAAGATTGCTGGCGAAACTTCTTTTAAGGCCCTTTTCCCACTGAAAAGGGTCTTTTCTACAAAGCGAGTAGGCCACGCGGGCACGCTGGATTTGCGTGCCTCGGGCTTGATTATTGCTGCCACCGGCCGCTGCACGCGACTGTTGCCCTTTATCGAAGCCAAGGACAAGTGCTATAGCTTTAGGCTGCATTTGGGCTACGAAACCGATACCCTCGAATGGGACGGCGAGGTTGTGGAGCAGGGCGAAGCGCTCGCGATTACCCGCGAAATGCTCGAAGCTGTTCTCCCGCAATTTACGGGCGATATTGAACAGGTTCCGCCCAAGTACTGCGCCGTGAAAATCAACGGCGTGCGTGCCAGCGACTTGATGGAACGTGGCCGCAACATTGAATTGAAGCCTCGCAAGATTCACATTGGCGAACTCAAGGTGATAGGCGAGGGCGAAGTGACTGAAGGCTGCTCCGGCAAGGAATTTGCGACCTTCGACTTGATTTGCGAATGCTCCAAGGGAACTTATATTCGTGCGCTCGGTCGCGATATCGGTCGTGCGCTTGGAACCTACGCATGCGTATCGCAGATACGCAGACACCGCATCGGCAATGTGACGCTCGATAAGGCGGTGCGCGGCGAGAACTTGACCCGTGAAAATCTGTTGCCGGTCGATGCGGTGCTCGACTTTCCGGTGGTGCGCCTAACCGACGAACAGGTGGCTGTAATCCGCCAGGGTAATTGGCTCCCGTGGAAAGAGAAAGTCGAGGGCGTAGGCCCCGAGGGCCATGTGTTTGCCGCAAACATGCAAGGCGAAGTCTTGAGCCTGTGCTTTTATGAACCGGGGCGCATTAAGCCGAAATTTTATTTGGGTGAGGATGAAAAATGA